The Amycolatopsis viridis genome window below encodes:
- a CDS encoding flavin-containing monooxygenase: MTRDHVDVLIVGAGLSGIGAAAHLRAQCPGKTYAILEARGAIGGTWDLFRYPGVRSDSDMFTLGYSFEPWTDAKAIADGESIREYVRTTARARGIDRHIRFHHRVVRAEWSSEEARWTVEADRTDTGERVRITCGFLFVNSGYYRYDQGYAPEFPGQDEFTGTVVHPQHWPEDLDYSGQRVVVIGSGATAVTLVPAMTGDAAHVTMVQRSPSYVLSLSATDPVADRLRGVLPAKVAYPIVRWKNVLAALLFFQLSRRSPRLVRKLLRKGVTAQLPPDFDVDRHFTPRYDPWDQRVCFVPDGDLFRALRSGKADIVTDTIETFTARGIRLSSGRELAADVIVTATGLNLLPLGGIDLVVDGEPVDVGQRLAYKGMMLSGVPNYAFTIGYTNASWTLKADLVAGYVCRLLGHLDAHGYTTCTPVPPPSVTPAEPLIDLKSGYVLRSIAKLPKQGAAAPWRLFQNYPRDVLLMRRGSLDDEAMRFSRAPRTSAERVA; this comes from the coding sequence ATGACGCGCGATCACGTCGACGTCCTGATCGTCGGTGCCGGCCTGTCCGGGATCGGCGCCGCCGCCCACCTGCGGGCGCAGTGCCCGGGGAAGACGTACGCGATCCTCGAGGCGCGCGGGGCCATCGGTGGCACCTGGGACCTCTTCCGCTACCCGGGCGTCCGCTCGGACTCGGACATGTTCACCCTCGGCTATTCGTTCGAGCCGTGGACCGACGCCAAGGCGATCGCCGACGGCGAGTCGATCCGCGAGTACGTGCGGACCACCGCGCGCGCACGGGGAATCGACCGCCACATCCGGTTCCACCACCGGGTGGTGCGGGCGGAGTGGTCGTCTGAGGAGGCGCGGTGGACGGTCGAGGCGGACCGCACCGACACGGGGGAACGCGTCCGGATCACGTGCGGCTTCCTCTTCGTCAACTCCGGCTACTACCGCTACGACCAGGGTTACGCGCCGGAGTTCCCCGGGCAGGACGAGTTCACCGGCACGGTCGTGCACCCGCAGCACTGGCCGGAGGACCTGGACTACTCCGGCCAACGTGTGGTCGTGATCGGCAGCGGGGCCACGGCGGTGACGCTGGTGCCCGCGATGACCGGCGACGCGGCGCACGTGACGATGGTGCAGCGCTCGCCGAGTTACGTGCTGTCGCTCTCGGCCACCGATCCGGTGGCGGACCGGCTGCGCGGGGTGCTGCCGGCCAAGGTCGCCTACCCGATCGTGCGGTGGAAGAACGTGCTGGCCGCGCTGTTGTTCTTCCAGCTCAGCCGCCGCAGCCCGCGCCTGGTGCGCAAGTTGCTGCGCAAGGGTGTGACCGCGCAACTGCCGCCGGACTTCGACGTCGACCGGCACTTCACCCCCCGCTACGACCCGTGGGACCAGCGGGTGTGCTTCGTGCCCGACGGCGACCTGTTCCGGGCGCTGCGCAGCGGCAAGGCGGACATCGTCACCGACACGATCGAGACGTTCACCGCGCGCGGCATCCGGCTGTCCTCGGGGCGGGAGCTCGCCGCCGACGTCATCGTCACCGCGACCGGACTGAACCTGCTGCCGCTCGGCGGCATCGACCTCGTGGTCGACGGCGAGCCGGTGGACGTCGGGCAGCGCCTGGCGTACAAGGGCATGATGCTCTCCGGTGTGCCGAACTACGCGTTCACCATCGGCTACACCAACGCGTCCTGGACGCTGAAGGCCGATCTCGTCGCGGGGTACGTGTGCCGGCTGCTCGGCCACCTCGACGCGCACGGCTACACCACCTGCACACCCGTGCCGCCGCCGTCGGTGACACCCGCCGAGCCGCTGATCGACCTCAAGTCCGGGTATGTGCTGCGCAGCATCGCGAAGCTGCCGAAGCAGGGCGCGGCCGCGCCGTGGCGGTTGTTCCAGAACTACCCGCGCGACGTGCTGCTGATGCGGCGCGGGTCCCTGGACGACGAGGCCATGCGGTTCTCCCGGGCGCCCCGGACGTCCGCGGAACGGGTGGCCTGA
- a CDS encoding TetR/AcrR family transcriptional regulator has product MATDPAVRSRPARGRRAPRPSGDERELAILATAERLLAERPLSEISTDDLARGAGISRPTFYFYFRSKDAVLLTLLDRVTEEAERASAVVFDRPAPTAAQRWRQCLDAIFSTFRAHRAVALAAAEARHTNAEVRQLWAGMMETWVSRTADAIEAERARGAAPPGRPARDLAIALNSMNERVLYATFGGDGPAVPEPEVVGVLLDVWLSAIYRTTEPPA; this is encoded by the coding sequence ATGGCCACCGATCCCGCCGTCCGCAGCCGCCCGGCCCGCGGCCGCCGCGCGCCGCGGCCCAGCGGGGACGAGCGGGAGCTGGCGATCCTCGCCACCGCCGAGCGGCTGCTGGCGGAGCGCCCGCTGAGCGAGATCTCCACCGATGACCTGGCCCGGGGTGCCGGCATCTCCCGGCCGACGTTCTACTTCTACTTCCGCTCCAAGGACGCGGTGCTGCTCACGCTGCTCGACCGGGTCACCGAAGAGGCCGAGCGGGCGTCCGCGGTGGTGTTCGACCGCCCCGCGCCCACCGCGGCACAGCGGTGGCGGCAGTGCCTGGACGCCATCTTCAGCACGTTCCGCGCCCACCGCGCCGTCGCGCTCGCCGCCGCCGAGGCCCGCCACACCAACGCCGAGGTGCGGCAGCTGTGGGCGGGCATGATGGAGACCTGGGTCAGCCGGACCGCGGACGCGATCGAGGCCGAGCGAGCCCGCGGCGCCGCCCCACCCGGACGGCCGGCGCGCGACCTGGCGATCGCGCTGAACTCGATGAACGAGCGGGTCCTGTACGCGACCTTCGGCGGCGACGGCCCGGCCGTGCCCGAACCGGAGGTGGTCGGCGTGCTGCTCGACGTGTGGCTGAGTGCGATCTACCGCACCACCGAACCACCGGCCTGA
- the sigJ gene encoding RNA polymerase sigma factor SigJ: MDPLTRFEANRPRLLGLAYRLLGEATEAEDVVQEAYLRWDAASGVEVPEAWLTKVVTNLCLNRLTSARARREVYPGPWLPEPVFTDRGPLEIAEQRDSLSLGLLVLLERLTPPERAAFVLREAFGHSHREIGEVLDLDEAHVRQLYRRARQRVTEGRARFTATAEQRRALVEQFLAAIVAGDVAGLERLLAEDVVAWADGGGKVGTARRPVTGRNRVARYFAGLARDPRAAGAEFALRWINGEPGLAVYLGGTLFAVLVPEPGADGLAAVRTIANPDKLAFAAAQT, from the coding sequence GTGGATCCGCTCACCCGGTTCGAAGCCAACCGCCCGCGCCTGCTCGGGCTGGCCTACCGCCTGCTCGGCGAGGCCACCGAGGCCGAGGACGTCGTCCAGGAGGCTTACCTCAGGTGGGACGCGGCCAGTGGTGTCGAGGTGCCGGAGGCGTGGCTGACCAAGGTCGTCACGAACCTGTGCTTGAACCGGCTGACGTCCGCGCGTGCCCGGCGGGAGGTCTACCCCGGCCCGTGGCTGCCCGAGCCGGTGTTCACCGACCGCGGCCCGCTGGAGATCGCCGAACAGCGGGATTCGCTGTCGCTGGGGCTGCTCGTGCTGCTGGAACGCCTGACCCCGCCGGAGCGGGCGGCCTTCGTGCTGCGGGAGGCGTTCGGCCACAGCCACCGCGAGATCGGCGAGGTGCTCGACCTGGACGAGGCCCACGTCCGCCAGCTCTACCGCCGGGCGCGGCAGCGCGTCACCGAGGGCCGCGCACGCTTCACCGCCACCGCCGAGCAGCGCCGGGCCCTCGTGGAGCAGTTCCTCGCGGCGATCGTGGCCGGCGACGTGGCCGGACTGGAGCGTCTGCTCGCCGAGGACGTGGTGGCCTGGGCCGACGGTGGCGGCAAGGTCGGCACGGCCCGCCGCCCGGTGACCGGCCGCAACCGGGTCGCGCGTTACTTCGCCGGTCTGGCCCGCGACCCGCGGGCGGCGGGCGCCGAGTTCGCGCTGCGCTGGATCAACGGTGAGCCGGGCCTGGCGGTGTACCTGGGCGGGACGCTGTTCGCGGTGCTGGTGCCCGAGCCGGGTGCGGACGGGCTGGCCGCGGTGCGCACAATCGCCAACCCGGACAAGCTCGCCTTCGCCGCCGCCCAGACCTGA
- a CDS encoding TetR/AcrR family transcriptional regulator, translating into MKANPRDRMVYSAAQLIRTQGVSGTGMREVVEHASAPRGSLQHYFPGGKDQLVREALAWSGQFAASRVKRYAAAAPTPGGLFAGMVAQWRDQFRDEGYAAGCPLVATTADVVAGNEDLRRAVREGFETWLRPVEESLRDMGVPPERSRSLAVVMISALEGAIVMARVQEDPAPLDAVVAELGPVLDAARA; encoded by the coding sequence ATGAAGGCCAACCCGCGTGATCGCATGGTGTACAGCGCGGCACAGCTCATCCGTACCCAGGGGGTGAGCGGGACCGGGATGCGGGAGGTCGTCGAGCACGCGTCGGCGCCGCGGGGTTCCCTCCAGCACTACTTCCCCGGCGGCAAGGACCAGCTCGTCCGGGAAGCGCTTGCCTGGTCCGGCCAGTTCGCGGCGTCGCGGGTGAAACGGTACGCCGCGGCCGCGCCCACGCCGGGCGGCCTCTTCGCGGGGATGGTGGCGCAGTGGCGCGACCAGTTCCGCGACGAAGGCTACGCGGCAGGCTGCCCGCTGGTCGCGACGACGGCCGACGTGGTGGCGGGCAACGAGGATCTGCGCCGCGCGGTGCGGGAGGGGTTCGAGACCTGGTTGCGGCCGGTCGAGGAGAGCCTGCGGGACATGGGGGTGCCGCCGGAGCGCTCCCGGTCGCTGGCGGTGGTGATGATCAGCGCACTCGAGGGTGCGATCGTGATGGCCCGGGTGCAGGAGGACCCCGCCCCGCTGGACGCCGTGGTGGCCGAACTCGGGCCGGTTCTGGACGCCGCCCGCGCCTGA
- a CDS encoding GNAT family N-acetyltransferase, giving the protein MTTVITLRELDGTAAEDVRSVVLACSPGTLRRRFFLPGRPDPADVLGRYRRYLLAGPPDGVALAAIDGRTTVGLLNLVAGEARVAELGIMVADPWQRQGIATGLAGWLRASGRWAGWTVRAVTQVDNAAARALLRRQGFRVRHGPQHGEYEYELTMPGPEVA; this is encoded by the coding sequence ATGACAACCGTCATAACCCTCCGGGAGCTGGACGGCACCGCCGCCGAAGACGTGCGGAGCGTGGTCCTCGCCTGCTCGCCGGGTACCTTGCGGCGCCGGTTCTTCCTGCCGGGCCGGCCGGATCCGGCGGACGTGCTCGGGCGGTACCGGCGCTATCTCCTCGCCGGGCCGCCGGACGGCGTGGCACTCGCCGCGATCGACGGCCGGACGACGGTGGGACTGCTGAACCTGGTGGCCGGTGAAGCGCGCGTCGCGGAGCTCGGCATCATGGTGGCCGACCCGTGGCAGCGGCAGGGCATCGCGACGGGGCTGGCCGGATGGCTGCGTGCCTCCGGGCGCTGGGCGGGGTGGACGGTGCGGGCGGTGACGCAAGTGGACAATGCGGCGGCCAGGGCGTTGTTGCGGCGGCAGGGTTTCCGTGTCCGGCACGGCCCGCAGCACGGTGAGTACGAATACGAACTGACGATGCCGGGGCCGGAGGTGGCATGA
- a CDS encoding bifunctional phosphatase PAP2/diacylglycerol kinase family protein, with protein MRRWVSRADRRLFARVAATDSVLLDRVLPRLGRAANYGGLWWAVSGTLAATRNRRARRAALRGMLALGIASATANGLSKRVVRRTRPSTGSIPPIRQLRRAPWTTSFPSGHSASAAAFATGVALEWPALAAPVGALAAGVAASRVVTGAHYPSDVLGGLGLGLTAAAVTLSWWPRTPAGPARAEAHPAPALPTGDGLVLVVNPSAGSANAAVLDRVRAELPQAKIVELGDGEDLADALTEAARTCRVLGVAGGDGTINVAARTAADHDVPLLVLPAGTLNHFARDLGVETPDDAITAVRRGSAVRIDLGSVDGEVFVNTCSTGLYTDLVRYREKWEKRIGKWPAMLVGLVHVLRRANPQDLVVNGEPRSVWMIFAGNGAYRPRGFAPTYRRSLDDGLLDIRTVDAERPWARTRVVLAALTGTLRWCTPYQDRPAAPQLTVRAPAGRLHLALDGELRSVPPDITLRKRRGALVVYR; from the coding sequence ATGCGCCGATGGGTGTCCCGTGCGGACCGACGACTGTTCGCCCGCGTAGCGGCGACCGATTCCGTTCTCCTGGACCGGGTGCTGCCGCGCCTGGGCCGGGCAGCCAACTACGGCGGGCTGTGGTGGGCGGTCAGCGGCACCCTCGCCGCGACGCGGAACCGCCGGGCGCGGCGCGCCGCGCTGCGCGGGATGCTCGCGCTGGGCATCGCCAGTGCGACCGCCAACGGGCTGAGCAAACGTGTCGTTCGCCGCACCCGCCCGTCGACCGGGTCCATCCCGCCGATCCGGCAACTGCGGCGGGCGCCGTGGACCACGTCTTTCCCGTCCGGGCATTCCGCCTCCGCCGCGGCGTTCGCCACGGGCGTCGCGCTCGAGTGGCCCGCTCTCGCCGCACCGGTGGGCGCCCTGGCCGCCGGAGTAGCGGCCTCGCGCGTCGTCACCGGCGCCCACTACCCGTCCGACGTGCTCGGCGGCCTGGGCCTCGGGCTGACCGCGGCCGCGGTCACGCTGTCCTGGTGGCCGCGCACCCCCGCCGGCCCCGCGCGGGCCGAAGCGCATCCGGCACCCGCGCTGCCCACCGGCGACGGCCTCGTCCTGGTCGTCAACCCGTCCGCGGGAAGCGCCAACGCCGCCGTTCTCGACCGCGTCCGGGCCGAACTCCCGCAGGCGAAGATCGTGGAACTCGGCGACGGCGAGGACCTGGCCGACGCGCTCACCGAAGCGGCCCGCACCTGCCGTGTCCTGGGTGTCGCCGGCGGCGACGGCACCATCAACGTCGCCGCGCGCACCGCCGCCGACCACGACGTCCCGCTCCTCGTCCTCCCGGCGGGCACCCTCAACCACTTCGCCCGCGACCTCGGCGTGGAGACGCCGGACGACGCGATCACGGCCGTGCGCCGGGGCAGCGCGGTGCGCATCGACCTCGGCAGCGTCGACGGCGAGGTCTTCGTCAACACCTGCAGCACCGGGCTCTACACCGACCTCGTGCGGTACCGCGAGAAGTGGGAGAAGCGGATCGGCAAGTGGCCCGCGATGCTGGTCGGCCTGGTGCACGTGCTGCGCCGCGCGAACCCCCAGGACCTCGTGGTGAACGGCGAACCACGCAGCGTGTGGATGATCTTCGCGGGCAACGGGGCGTACCGTCCGCGCGGGTTCGCCCCGACCTACCGCCGCAGCCTGGACGACGGCCTGCTCGACATCCGCACCGTCGACGCGGAGCGTCCGTGGGCCCGCACGCGGGTCGTCCTCGCCGCGCTCACCGGCACCCTGCGCTGGTGCACGCCCTACCAGGACCGGCCCGCCGCGCCCCAGCTGACCGTCCGCGCCCCCGCCGGCCGGCTCCACCTCGCGCTGGACGGTGAGCTGCGGAGCGTTCCGCCGGACATCACGCTGCGCAAACGCCGGGGCGCGCTGGTGGTTTACCGCTGA
- a CDS encoding BTAD domain-containing putative transcriptional regulator, producing the protein MSDGSRSRLGVLVQGFRRRAGLTQREVADLAGLSVAGLRDVEQGRVTRPRASTLRKLGEVLGLSRVELGNLLGAAGSENPAAAGLRVEVLGPLRVLAEGDLVDPGSETQRTLLALLALSPNVPVGRDTLVEAVWGDQSEHGTVDLLQSRISRLRRRLHGDSENGFIISTRGGYQLKVADGQHDLLLFRQLVARARSAREEGELAESCGLFAEAVGLWRGEPLEGLSALESHPIVVALVREYRAVVVEYAGAASDLGRYQEVLPLLQRVAEADPLHEAVHARLMIALAGSGQQAAALDVFDTLRRRLAAELGADPGPELATAYQRVLRQEVARPEFAPVSAHRQLPLDTADFSGRERELATLRDGLRAIDGGTAVGIALIEGMAGVGKTRLAVHVAHRLLAEGRYGDCQLYVDLRGHSDQPPADPAAVLASFLRLLGVPGDQVPPSLDERASLYRDRVYGRNVLVLLDNAASEDQILPLLPAGPTNLVLVTSRRALALDGARTLPLDVFTPAEARELLVRVVGAKRVECEPEAAYRVGELCGWLPMAVALAARRLQSRPMWTLSDLAARLAEAGDRIDELAAGSRRLGAVFELSYQALAPEAQRLFRLLGLHPGADFTPESVGALAGMTPPRARWLLDRLVDENLVTVVTRDRYGLHNLLAEYARGLARDHEPEAGRRAAITRVLDFYLHTAARATQLIYPVKGLRLAGVAPAHGPALPDRESAKRWLEAERPCLIAAVSLAAEQGWPTHAWQLTRCLRAYLCLYGYSHDHDWVHTHEAALAAASAAQDKFGEAHTRSDLARAYLHHGRAADAREQFLRAIDLHRRNGERELEATSLSELGVLYHRLGEFSEALRLFRTAHPLCAGDQRLEGALAANLGATLTTLGRLDEAVDQHRRALVLSRQAGDPDAEIGALADLGDIWRRLGRHREALEHIRDAVSLAEAHGLVPRVAYARHRLGNIYRQTGRFDDALSNLNEALCLVRAVSGPATESEVLVDFGGVHRDIGDLLTAADLAEAGLRAAINRGERYQQARALNELAELHRCAARAALAQDYWRRAYALFAELGTPEAAELRDVTGDRGRAVHVA; encoded by the coding sequence ATGAGCGACGGTTCGCGGAGCCGCTTGGGGGTGCTGGTTCAGGGTTTCCGGCGACGTGCGGGTCTCACTCAGCGCGAGGTTGCCGACCTGGCGGGGTTGAGCGTGGCCGGCTTGCGTGACGTCGAGCAGGGACGTGTCACACGGCCGCGTGCGTCCACGTTGCGAAAACTGGGCGAGGTGCTCGGTCTCTCCCGGGTGGAACTCGGGAATTTGCTCGGCGCCGCCGGCAGCGAGAATCCGGCCGCCGCCGGCCTGCGGGTCGAGGTGCTCGGGCCGCTGCGCGTCCTGGCCGAGGGGGACCTCGTCGACCCGGGTTCGGAGACCCAGCGCACCCTCCTCGCGCTCCTGGCGCTGTCCCCGAACGTGCCCGTCGGCCGGGATACGCTCGTTGAGGCCGTCTGGGGCGACCAGTCCGAGCACGGCACGGTCGACCTCCTCCAGTCCCGGATCTCGCGCCTGCGCCGGCGCCTGCACGGAGATTCCGAAAACGGTTTCATCATCTCCACCCGCGGCGGCTACCAGCTCAAGGTCGCCGACGGGCAGCACGACCTGCTCCTCTTCCGTCAGCTCGTCGCGCGCGCCCGGAGCGCCCGCGAGGAGGGCGAACTCGCCGAGTCGTGCGGGCTGTTCGCGGAAGCGGTGGGCCTGTGGCGGGGCGAACCGCTGGAGGGCCTGAGCGCGCTGGAGTCGCATCCGATCGTCGTCGCGCTCGTGCGGGAGTACCGCGCGGTCGTCGTCGAGTACGCCGGTGCCGCCAGTGATCTCGGGCGCTACCAGGAGGTTCTGCCACTCCTCCAGCGCGTTGCCGAAGCCGACCCGCTGCACGAAGCCGTGCACGCGCGGCTCATGATCGCCCTCGCCGGCAGCGGGCAGCAGGCCGCCGCGCTCGACGTGTTCGATACCCTGCGCCGCCGGCTGGCCGCCGAACTCGGCGCCGACCCAGGGCCCGAGCTCGCCACGGCTTACCAGCGTGTGCTGCGCCAGGAGGTCGCGCGCCCCGAGTTCGCACCGGTCAGCGCCCACCGCCAGCTCCCGCTCGACACCGCCGACTTCAGCGGCCGCGAGCGTGAACTGGCCACGTTGCGCGACGGCCTGCGCGCGATCGACGGCGGCACCGCGGTCGGCATCGCGCTGATCGAGGGTATGGCGGGTGTCGGCAAGACCCGGCTCGCCGTGCACGTCGCGCACCGGCTGCTCGCGGAGGGGCGGTATGGCGACTGCCAGCTCTACGTCGACCTGCGCGGGCACTCCGACCAGCCGCCGGCCGATCCGGCCGCGGTGCTCGCGTCGTTCCTGCGCCTGCTCGGTGTGCCGGGCGACCAGGTCCCGCCGAGCCTGGACGAGCGCGCCTCGCTCTACCGCGACCGCGTCTACGGGCGGAACGTGCTGGTACTGCTGGACAACGCGGCCAGCGAGGACCAGATCCTGCCTCTGCTGCCGGCCGGCCCGACGAACCTCGTTCTCGTCACCAGCCGCCGTGCGCTCGCCCTCGATGGTGCCCGCACGCTGCCGTTGGACGTGTTCACCCCGGCCGAGGCACGGGAACTGCTGGTGCGCGTCGTCGGCGCGAAGCGGGTGGAGTGCGAACCGGAGGCCGCGTACCGGGTCGGCGAGTTGTGCGGCTGGCTGCCGATGGCGGTTGCGCTCGCGGCCCGCCGCCTGCAGTCCCGTCCCATGTGGACACTCAGTGATCTCGCCGCGCGGCTGGCCGAAGCCGGTGACCGCATTGACGAGCTGGCCGCGGGCAGCCGCCGGCTGGGGGCGGTGTTCGAACTGTCCTACCAGGCCCTCGCGCCGGAGGCGCAGCGCCTGTTCCGGTTGCTGGGCCTGCATCCCGGCGCGGACTTCACCCCTGAATCGGTCGGTGCGCTCGCCGGGATGACCCCGCCGCGGGCGCGCTGGCTGCTCGACCGGCTCGTCGACGAGAACCTCGTCACCGTCGTCACCCGCGACCGGTACGGGCTGCACAACCTGCTTGCGGAGTACGCACGGGGCTTGGCCCGTGATCACGAGCCGGAGGCGGGCCGTCGTGCCGCGATCACCCGCGTCCTCGACTTCTACCTGCACACCGCCGCCCGCGCGACGCAGCTGATCTACCCGGTCAAGGGCCTCCGGCTCGCCGGCGTCGCCCCGGCGCACGGCCCCGCGCTGCCCGACCGCGAGTCCGCGAAGCGCTGGCTGGAAGCCGAGCGGCCGTGCCTCATCGCGGCGGTGAGCCTGGCCGCCGAGCAGGGCTGGCCCACCCACGCGTGGCAGCTGACCCGGTGCCTGCGCGCATACCTGTGCCTGTACGGCTACAGCCACGACCACGACTGGGTCCACACGCACGAGGCCGCGCTGGCCGCCGCGAGCGCCGCGCAGGACAAGTTCGGCGAGGCGCACACCCGCTCCGACCTCGCGCGCGCCTACCTGCACCACGGCCGCGCGGCCGACGCGCGTGAGCAGTTCCTGCGCGCGATCGACCTGCACCGCCGGAACGGCGAACGCGAATTGGAAGCCACGTCCCTGTCCGAGCTGGGTGTGCTGTACCACCGCCTTGGCGAATTCTCCGAAGCGCTGCGGCTGTTCCGCACGGCCCACCCGCTCTGCGCGGGGGACCAGAGGCTGGAAGGCGCCCTCGCGGCCAATCTCGGCGCCACGCTGACCACCCTCGGCCGGCTCGATGAGGCCGTCGATCAGCACCGGCGCGCGCTGGTGCTGTCCCGCCAGGCCGGCGATCCGGACGCGGAGATCGGCGCGCTGGCCGACCTCGGCGACATCTGGCGGCGGCTGGGCCGGCATCGTGAGGCGCTCGAGCACATCCGGGACGCCGTCAGCCTGGCCGAGGCGCACGGACTGGTGCCGCGCGTCGCCTACGCCCGCCACCGGCTCGGCAACATCTACCGGCAGACCGGGCGGTTCGACGACGCGCTGAGCAACCTCAACGAGGCGTTGTGCCTCGTCCGCGCCGTCAGCGGGCCGGCCACCGAGAGCGAGGTGCTCGTCGACTTCGGCGGGGTGCACCGCGACATCGGTGACCTGCTCACCGCCGCCGACCTCGCCGAGGCGGGACTGCGGGCGGCGATCAACCGCGGCGAGCGGTACCAGCAGGCGCGGGCGCTCAACGAACTGGCCGAACTGCACCGCTGCGCCGCGCGCGCGGCCCTCGCCCAGGACTACTGGCGCCGCGCCTACGCGCTGTTCGCCGAGCTGGGTACGCCGGAGGCGGCCGAGTTGCGCGACGTCACCGGTGACCGCGGCCGGGCTGTCCACGTCGCCTAG